A stretch of Ligilactobacillus faecis DNA encodes these proteins:
- a CDS encoding IS1182 family transposase translates to MYKNYNTSELELDITYSMKLPADHIAVLISHFVDSIPQDILLEDTSHTGRPAFHPAMLLKMTLFAYHESVFSGRKIAKLNQYYLPMMWLSGNTSVSYKTINNFRSSDHAKEIIEKAFVLFTLLLSKNGMLDADEALFIDGTKLEADANRYSFTWKNASDKFEKSLDERVAKTYDELIQHQVDIAISKDMLGSSDAIKELIKGTDLKLDAIEEDIATEPKVIKGGSKNKRARRRLKSIKRKLQTDLLPRKERYERNRKIFQGRNSFSKTDNDATFMRLKEDHMKNGQLKPAYNLQIATSGRFVLHYDIFPNPTDTRTLVPFLKSFTNLELFKYIVADAGYGNEANYQAVTDMFEKIPLMPYPMYQKEQSRKYKKDPRNIKNWTYHAEDDYYTDPDGVVFKFQRYSSSVDKYGFKRNFKVYVADVFQATKELENLAKTPKGYQRTKAINYNWEFFKNSAAEDLSSEKGSKIYARRRTDVETIFGDMKGNFGVRRVHVRGEKAVRNEIGLILLTINISKLWHLFKEIGGGFLKKRSENKHKRKIPDQISQKRDLIRYF, encoded by the coding sequence ATGTATAAAAATTATAACACATCTGAATTAGAATTGGATATCACTTATTCAATGAAATTACCTGCTGATCATATTGCTGTTTTGATCAGTCATTTTGTTGATTCGATCCCCCAAGATATTCTTTTAGAGGACACTTCACATACCGGTCGTCCAGCTTTTCATCCAGCTATGCTTTTAAAAATGACTTTATTTGCTTACCATGAATCCGTCTTTTCTGGTAGAAAGATCGCTAAATTGAATCAATACTATCTTCCAATGATGTGGTTAAGCGGAAATACTTCTGTTAGTTATAAGACTATCAATAACTTCCGGTCAAGTGATCATGCTAAAGAAATCATCGAAAAAGCCTTTGTGCTGTTTACCTTGCTTCTATCTAAAAATGGTATGTTAGATGCCGATGAAGCTTTATTTATTGATGGTACTAAATTAGAAGCTGATGCTAATCGCTATAGTTTTACCTGGAAAAATGCTTCTGATAAGTTTGAAAAGTCGCTTGATGAAAGAGTAGCTAAGACCTATGACGAGCTGATCCAACACCAAGTTGATATCGCTATTTCAAAAGATATGCTGGGGTCCAGTGATGCGATAAAGGAGCTTATTAAGGGGACCGATCTTAAATTAGATGCGATTGAAGAAGATATCGCTACTGAACCTAAAGTCATAAAAGGTGGTTCAAAAAATAAGCGAGCTCGTCGAAGACTAAAAAGCATCAAACGCAAACTCCAAACTGATCTTCTGCCAAGAAAAGAAAGATACGAACGTAATAGGAAGATCTTTCAGGGACGAAATAGCTTCTCAAAAACAGATAATGACGCTACTTTTATGCGTTTAAAGGAAGATCATATGAAAAATGGGCAACTAAAGCCTGCTTACAATTTACAGATCGCGACTAGCGGTCGCTTTGTCCTACATTATGATATATTTCCTAACCCAACGGACACACGGACATTAGTGCCATTTTTAAAATCTTTTACTAACTTAGAACTATTCAAATATATAGTGGCGGACGCTGGATATGGGAATGAAGCTAACTATCAGGCTGTTACTGATATGTTTGAAAAAATTCCCTTGATGCCCTATCCAATGTATCAAAAAGAACAGAGTCGCAAATACAAAAAAGATCCACGCAATATCAAAAATTGGACATATCATGCAGAAGATGATTATTATACAGATCCTGACGGTGTAGTATTTAAGTTTCAAAGATACAGTTCAAGTGTGGACAAATATGGATTCAAAAGAAACTTTAAAGTTTACGTAGCTGATGTTTTCCAGGCCACTAAAGAACTTGAAAACTTAGCTAAGACACCTAAGGGCTATCAGCGAACTAAAGCCATAAATTATAACTGGGAATTTTTTAAAAATAGTGCCGCAGAAGACCTTTCAAGTGAAAAGGGTTCAAAGATCTACGCGAGAAGACGTACAGATGTTGAAACCATTTTCGGAGATATGAAGGGTAATTTTGGCGTACGCCGAGTACATGTTAGAGGAGAGAAAGCAGTTCGAAATGAGATCGGACTGATACTTTTGACGATCAATATATCAAAATTATGGCACCTATTCAAAGAAATAGGGGGAGGATTTTTGAAAAAACGATCCGAAAACAAGCATAAAAGAAAAATACCTGATCAAATTTCTCAAAAACGAGATTTGATCAGGTATTTTTAG
- a CDS encoding MFS transporter codes for MTGQKRLTISKTLSFAGTTFFNAILNIWVLEVFGSSKVLGNINGYIGVAAIICNLLGGAFADSRYLVRLLLWSDLIASLVCFYIVGMNLVEELLWLYILVFSLNASTYLASPLFKTLVRYVLAKDEIVKYNTELSFLIQLATIVVPPLATTLYATKWITMNEAILLNGVSYLISFVALFSLRKLKLKNTRLDFNYYAALQELKAKRNILFLVLTGGALNAFLAGFNLYAPLFATTLMKDPALYGYLMSLEAIGGILGIISLKWLDISQKIGLERYLFALAAGALIFVYVFTSIFWIALFTLILTFCLARYNVAIQSIIQQEIVPQVLGKVFSLFFLVVNIGLSSGSFIFGHLFALDHNKPLLLVAGGLILIDLLWFFVTKLEQKEN; via the coding sequence ATGACAGGACAAAAGCGGTTAACGATCTCCAAGACGCTATCTTTTGCAGGCACGACTTTTTTTAATGCGATCTTAAATATTTGGGTCTTAGAAGTGTTTGGTTCAAGCAAAGTTTTAGGCAATATCAATGGCTATATCGGTGTTGCAGCGATCATTTGTAATTTATTAGGTGGGGCATTTGCTGATAGTCGTTATCTAGTACGCTTATTGCTATGGTCAGACCTTATCGCGAGTTTGGTGTGTTTTTATATCGTTGGGATGAACTTAGTAGAAGAATTATTGTGGCTTTACATCCTTGTTTTTAGTCTAAATGCTAGTACATATCTAGCTTCACCACTTTTTAAAACTTTAGTTCGCTATGTGCTAGCTAAAGATGAGATCGTCAAATATAATACAGAGCTTTCTTTTTTGATCCAATTAGCGACGATCGTTGTCCCACCTTTAGCCACGACGCTTTACGCCACTAAATGGATCACAATGAACGAAGCGATCCTTTTGAATGGCGTTTCGTATTTGATCTCGTTTGTGGCTTTATTTTCGCTACGAAAGCTCAAACTTAAAAATACCCGGCTTGATTTTAACTACTACGCTGCCTTACAGGAGTTGAAAGCTAAAAGAAATATCTTGTTTTTAGTCTTGACGGGTGGCGCTTTAAATGCTTTTTTAGCTGGTTTTAATTTATATGCACCGCTTTTTGCGACGACGCTCATGAAAGATCCCGCACTTTATGGATATTTGATGTCTCTTGAAGCGATCGGTGGGATCTTAGGGATCATTTCTCTTAAATGGCTGGATATTTCGCAAAAGATCGGCTTAGAGCGTTACTTATTTGCACTTGCAGCCGGTGCACTTATTTTCGTTTACGTCTTTACTAGTATTTTTTGGATCGCTCTGTTTACCTTGATCTTGACTTTTTGCTTAGCGCGCTACAATGTAGCGATCCAATCGATCATTCAACAAGAGATCGTGCCTCAAGTTCTTGGCAAAGTTTTTTCGCTGTTTTTTTTAGTTGTAAATATCGGGCTTTCGAGCGGAAGTTTTATTTTTGGTCATTTATTTGCACTTGATCATAATAAACCACTACTTTTAGTAGCTGGCGGGTTGATCTTGATCGATCTTTTATGGTTTTTTGTCACTAAACTTGAACAAAAGGAGAATTAA
- a CDS encoding ATP-grasp domain-containing protein: MQIIFFRYSPRVVELKYVAKDALIIAPKALKAKYDAYAGLQAKVIFLEDYTLPEFIKCLKRLEKKVTIESITTLSEEDMDQVGFLADLFLHRKTTFGVNTLFKDKYYMRSVLAGCTDILQPKFELVIDHEQICEFFKKHHLQKAVIKVRNLAGTEEIYPITEKELAQLPKHIYNGGYLIEEYVSLKRMLTCDGFAFGSKIQYIFSHEYEDLLLDTLSKNSGYIIRTNHLYWTKRKLLEQVFEKSQKVLATFTDSDEVTPFHFEWFYDEKTERFVFCEVGKRFGGGAIPALIQYGFGVNVLEKYWQALTQKNDHQKTENVFILPQKIATSYSPYLQNGVITALPAKEEFDWTKETYFFVDVGKKVTAATAVVQNTFLSIFTSDGEAEYRASLAKLAQLAQKFKYE; encoded by the coding sequence ATGCAGATCATTTTCTTTCGTTATTCACCACGTGTCGTTGAATTGAAATATGTTGCTAAAGATGCGCTCATCATTGCTCCAAAAGCTTTAAAGGCTAAGTATGATGCATATGCAGGTCTACAAGCAAAAGTCATTTTCCTAGAAGATTACACATTGCCAGAATTTATCAAATGTCTTAAACGTTTAGAAAAAAAGGTGACGATCGAAAGTATCACCACGTTAAGTGAAGAAGATATGGATCAGGTCGGATTTTTAGCAGATCTTTTTTTACATAGAAAAACAACTTTTGGCGTCAACACGCTCTTTAAAGATAAGTACTATATGCGTTCAGTTTTAGCCGGATGTACAGATATCTTACAACCGAAGTTTGAATTAGTTATCGATCATGAACAGATCTGTGAATTCTTTAAAAAGCATCATTTACAAAAGGCCGTGATCAAAGTGCGAAATTTGGCGGGAACAGAAGAGATCTATCCGATCACTGAAAAAGAACTAGCTCAGTTACCAAAACATATATATAACGGTGGCTATTTGATCGAAGAATATGTCTCCTTAAAGCGGATGTTGACTTGCGATGGTTTTGCATTTGGTAGCAAGATCCAATACATTTTTTCACACGAATATGAAGATTTATTATTAGATACACTAAGTAAAAATAGTGGTTATATCATTCGAACTAATCATTTGTATTGGACAAAACGCAAGTTGCTAGAACAGGTCTTTGAGAAGAGCCAAAAAGTCTTAGCGACGTTCACTGATAGTGATGAAGTGACTCCATTTCATTTTGAGTGGTTTTATGATGAAAAAACGGAACGCTTTGTCTTTTGTGAAGTTGGAAAACGGTTTGGGGGTGGAGCGATCCCGGCTTTGATCCAATATGGATTTGGGGTGAATGTTTTAGAAAAATATTGGCAAGCACTTACGCAAAAAAATGATCATCAAAAAACAGAGAATGTCTTTATTTTGCCCCAAAAGATCGCAACTTCATATTCACCTTATCTTCAAAACGGGGTGATCACGGCGCTCCCAGCCAAAGAAGAATTTGACTGGACTAAAGAAACTTATTTCTTTGTTGATGTCGGTAAAAAAGTAACGGCAGCTACAGCAGTCGTTCAAAATACCTTCCTCAGTATTTTTACAAGTGATGGTGAAGCTGAGTATCGTGCCTCACTTGCTAAGTTGGCCCAGTTAGCCCAAAAATTTAAATATGAATAA